The following proteins are encoded in a genomic region of Palaemon carinicauda isolate YSFRI2023 chromosome 19, ASM3689809v2, whole genome shotgun sequence:
- the LOC137658298 gene encoding uncharacterized protein, which yields MDSANSREVLSDFIDLYQSFPCLWKIKSADYYNKHAKQIAQDKLVEKLKECDPNADRESCLRKINSLRASFRKELKKVQASYKSGASTDDIYKPNLWYYEKLLFLKDQEMPGRSRSTIEEESFEREMLDETSVSSPTTVTIPTPAPSPTGSEASSSTSSKGCKNSQRDFYKLLSERLQKKQSSKFDAQVKAWAIQLDELPESPSMEVIRLVNDVLYKAKKGCINEMSHVVNGHLNPLSGTQPTGETQLASYFHNFSGNEFI from the exons ATGGATAGCGCCAATTCAAGAGAAGTGTTAAGTGACTTTATAGACCTATACCAGTCTTTCCCGTGTTTGTGGAAAATTAAATCGGCAGATTACTATAACAAACACGCAAAACAAATTGCTCAAGACAAATTAGTAGAAAAACTGAAAGAATGTGACCCTAATGCTGATCGTGAATCATGTTTACGTAAGATTAATTCTCTACGTGCATCATTTAGAAAAGAATTGAAAAAGGTTCAGGCCTCATACAAATCTGGAGCCAGCACAGATGACATTTATAAGCCCAACTTATGGTACTACGAAAAATTACTCTTTCTGAAAGACCAAGAAATGCCAGGACGCTCTAGGTCTACTATAGAGGAGGAAAGCTTTGAAAGAGAGATG TTGGATGAAACATCTGTTTCTTCACCAACAACTGTAACCATTCccactcctgctccttctcctacaGGCTCCGAAGCATCATCTTCTACATCTTCTAAAGGATGCAAGAATTCACAGAGGGATTTTTATAAGTTACTCTCCGAGCGTCTCCAGAAAAAGCAAAGTAGTAAATTCGATGCTCAAGTTAAAGCTTGGGCAATCCAATTGGACGAACTCCCAGAAAGCCCTTCGATGGAGGTTATTCGTCTGGTGAATGATGTTTTGTACAAGGCCAAAAAAGGATGCATTAATGAAATGTCCCATGTTGTCAATGGACACCTCAATCCTCTTTCTGGGACCCAACCTACAGGAGAGACCCAACTTGCATCATATTTCCATAACTTCTCTGGTAATGAATTCATATAG
- the LOC137658668 gene encoding uncharacterized protein — YSLFQFPSSVAEWKAIAQQFENKWQFPNCCGALDGKHISITPPHDSGSYYWNYKGFNSVVLLALANANYEFIMCDVGTNGRISDGGVLENTKFGDLLSEGKLNLPEPAKPENSSRILPYVFIGDEAFALRKHFLKPYSSKDLTKERRVFNYRLSRGRRIIENVFGIDFTF, encoded by the coding sequence tattctctTTTTCAGTTTCCTTCGAGTGTCGCAGAATGGAAAGCAATCGCACAACAATTTGAAAACAAATGGCAATTTCCTAATTGTTGCGGGGCGCTTGACGGCAAGCACATAAGCATAACTCCTCCCCATGATTCCGGGTCTTATTACTGGAACTACAAAGGATTCAATAGTGTTGTGCTGTTGGCCCTTGCAAATGCCAACTATGAGTTTATTATGTGTGATGTTGGCACTAATGGGCGAATATCAGATGGAGGTGTGCTTGAGAACACAAAATTCGGAGACCTATTAAGCGAAGGGAAACTGAATTTGCCAGAGCCAGCTAAACCAGAAAATAGTAGCAGAATTTTGCCATATGTATTCATCGGAGATGAGGCTTTCGCGTTAAGGAAGCATTTTTTAAAGCCTTATTCCTCTAAAGACCTCACAAAGGAGCGCAGAGTATTTAACTATAGGCTCTCTAGAGGAAGAAGAATAATCGAAAATGTATTTGGTATTGACTTCACGTTTTAG